In Erwinia pyrifoliae DSM 12163, the genomic window TGGTCGCCCGCAGCGTGTTTCTCAGGAACTGCAAAAAGAGATCGCTATCATTCTGCAACGTGAGATCAAAGATCCGCGTCTGGGCATGATGGTGACCGTTTCCGGTGTGGATGTGTCCCGTGACCTGGCCTATGCCAAAGTGTTTGTCACCTTCCTTAACGACAAAGACGAAGCGGCAATTAAAGCCGGCTTACGTGCGCTGGGCGATGCATCTGGCTATATCCGCACCCTGCTCGGTAAGGCAATGCGCTTGCGCATCGTGCCTGAGCTGACCTTCTTCTACGATAACTCGCTGGTCGAAGGGATGCGCATGTCAAACCTGGTCACTAACGTGGTGAGGAACGACGAAGAGCGCCGTGGTCCGGCAGAAGAAAACCCCGAAGAAGGCAAGGCTGAGTAATGAGTCGTCCTCGTCGTCGCGGTCGCGATATTCACGGTGTGCTGTTGCTGGATAAACCTCAGGGGCTGTCCTCCAACGATGCGCTACAGAAAGTAAAACGCCTGTATAACGCCAATCGTGCCGGTCATACCGGCGCGCTGGATCCGTTGG contains:
- the rbfA gene encoding 30S ribosome-binding factor RbfA is translated as MAKEFGRPQRVSQELQKEIAIILQREIKDPRLGMMVTVSGVDVSRDLAYAKVFVTFLNDKDEAAIKAGLRALGDASGYIRTLLGKAMRLRIVPELTFFYDNSLVEGMRMSNLVTNVVRNDEERRGPAEENPEEGKAE